One part of the Francisella adeliensis genome encodes these proteins:
- a CDS encoding MBL fold metallo-hydrolase has protein sequence MATASNGIAKTSLQCLDKSFTLQLLGSGGPISDDKRASPGAVIWMDGKSKVLVDAGGGTYLRFGQSGARIEDLESINMTHFHADHSADIPAILKGAYFSDRKTDLPFSGPIHGGLFPSATEFLQRVFGKDSGTYAYLHGILTGTDGFPFKLDPVKNIDYTNKTPTKVFSNDEFTIWALGIPKGDVPALAYKIVSKKGTIVVAGSSGHNQPDDFRKAFVDFAKGADVLMMPMPIDENADKASTFLHAKPSTVGKVAAEINPKVLVLSHFLGRGLVLKDQSTKIVKKYYKGQVYEGRDLSCFPVDGIKKESKDEK, from the coding sequence ATGGCAACTGCCTCTAATGGTATTGCAAAGACATCTTTGCAATGTTTAGATAAGTCTTTTACACTTCAATTGTTAGGGTCTGGGGGTCCTATCAGTGATGATAAAAGAGCATCACCAGGCGCAGTTATATGGATGGATGGTAAATCTAAAGTATTAGTTGATGCTGGTGGTGGAACATATCTTAGATTTGGTCAGTCAGGTGCTAGAATTGAGGATTTAGAAAGCATTAATATGACTCATTTCCATGCAGATCATTCAGCTGATATCCCTGCAATATTAAAAGGTGCTTATTTCTCAGATAGAAAGACAGACTTACCTTTTTCTGGTCCTATTCACGGCGGATTATTCCCAAGCGCTACTGAGTTCTTACAAAGAGTTTTTGGTAAAGATAGCGGAACTTATGCTTATTTACATGGAATCCTTACGGGTACAGATGGTTTTCCATTTAAACTAGATCCAGTAAAGAATATTGATTATACAAATAAAACTCCAACAAAAGTATTTTCAAATGATGAATTTACAATTTGGGCATTAGGAATTCCTAAAGGTGATGTACCTGCTTTAGCATATAAAATAGTTTCTAAAAAAGGAACTATAGTTGTTGCAGGTTCTAGTGGTCATAATCAACCAGATGACTTTAGAAAAGCATTTGTTGATTTTGCTAAAGGTGCTGATGTACTAATGATGCCTATGCCAATAGATGAAAATGCAGATAAAGCTTCAACATTCTTGCATGCTAAACCATCAACAGTTGGTAAAGTTGCTGCAGAAATTAATCCTAAAGTTTTAGTGTTGAGCCATTTCTTAGGTAGAGGATTAGTCTTAAAAGATCAATCTACAAAAATTGTTAAAAAATACTATAAAGGTCAGGTCTATGAAGGCAGAGACTTATCATGTTTCCCAGTTGATGGAATAAAAAAGGAGAGTAAAGATGAAAAATAA
- a CDS encoding DUF692 domain-containing protein — protein MIKKSQGIGLRSEHQADLASKKVDGIDFLELSPENWMNLGGYKKTYLDKIASIYSLVAHGLNLSIGGFKPLNTDFVKQVKVFLDEYDIEIYSDHLCFTDDDKGYLYDLLPVPRQKENIDYIVSRIQQVQDIIKRPLVLENISYYHKFEKDISETYFINTILEKSGAKLLLDINNVYVNALNHSYDPYAFIDEIKQESISYYHIAGHLQTEDIVLDTHGKDVNLAVKDLAKYTVKKHGWHPLLLERDNRLPSLSELVSELNGITAHINQE, from the coding sequence ATGATTAAAAAATCTCAGGGTATAGGCTTAAGGTCTGAACATCAAGCTGATTTGGCAAGTAAAAAAGTTGATGGAATTGATTTTCTTGAGCTGTCACCTGAGAATTGGATGAATTTAGGTGGTTATAAAAAAACTTACTTAGATAAAATCGCATCAATCTATTCACTAGTAGCACATGGTTTAAATCTATCAATAGGTGGTTTTAAACCATTAAATACTGATTTTGTAAAGCAAGTAAAAGTATTTTTAGATGAGTATGATATAGAGATATACAGTGATCATTTGTGTTTTACTGATGATGATAAAGGTTATTTATATGATCTTTTGCCTGTACCTAGGCAGAAAGAAAATATTGACTATATCGTAAGTAGAATACAGCAGGTTCAAGATATTATCAAAAGACCGTTGGTTCTTGAAAATATATCGTACTACCATAAGTTTGAAAAAGATATTTCTGAGACATATTTTATAAATACTATCTTAGAAAAAAGTGGTGCTAAATTGTTGCTTGATATTAATAATGTATATGTAAACGCTCTTAATCATAGCTATGATCCGTATGCGTTTATTGATGAAATTAAGCAAGAAAGTATTAGTTACTACCATATCGCAGGGCATTTGCAAACTGAAGATATTGTCTTAGACACTCATGGTAAAGATGTGAATCTAGCTGTTAAAGACTTAGCTAAGTATACTGTCAAAAAGCATGGTTGGCATCCGTTGCTACTAGAACGAGACAATAGATTACCTAGTTTGTCAGAGCTTGTATCTGAGCTTAATGGTATAACTGCCCATATAAATCAGGAGTAA
- a CDS encoding putative DNA-binding domain-containing protein, with the protein MKIPESLKLQMENFTNSIRTGSKTKDLELYREFIVSNVEGVLENTFPYFNTYASDKNKNELVDYFLQQNDSNDPAFHQIATEFLKCSQNIELGTELKKLLEFEWLIFNTEISPEKAFDNKQINIEIDYRDVVKVDANPTLNFISLPFEICDLEKSFDSVDDISYAVYRNINDRVTYQKVSIVDHLVLKSLIDEGVEKTFELIGYENLSINRKSDFFKKITNWHNQNMIRLNLKGEKNDK; encoded by the coding sequence ATGAAGATACCTGAGTCACTAAAACTACAGATGGAGAACTTTACTAATAGCATTAGAACTGGTTCGAAAACTAAAGATTTAGAGTTGTATCGTGAGTTTATAGTGAGTAATGTTGAAGGAGTTTTGGAAAATACCTTTCCATACTTTAATACTTACGCTTCTGATAAGAATAAAAATGAGTTAGTTGACTATTTTCTGCAGCAAAATGATAGTAATGATCCGGCATTTCACCAGATTGCTACAGAGTTTTTAAAATGCTCTCAAAATATAGAGCTAGGTACTGAGTTGAAAAAATTATTAGAGTTTGAATGGTTGATATTTAATACTGAAATTTCGCCAGAAAAAGCTTTTGACAATAAACAAATTAACATCGAAATTGATTATAGAGATGTAGTTAAAGTAGATGCTAATCCAACGCTAAATTTTATATCTCTACCTTTTGAGATATGTGATTTAGAGAAAAGTTTTGATAGTGTTGATGATATTTCTTATGCGGTATATCGAAATATAAATGACAGAGTCACATATCAAAAAGTGAGTATAGTTGATCATCTAGTCTTAAAATCCTTAATAGATGAAGGGGTTGAAAAGACATTTGAATTAATAGGTTATGAGAATCTAAGTATAAACCGTAAAAGTGATTTTTTTAAAAAAATTACAAATTGGCATAATCAAAATATGATTAGATTGAATTTGAAAGGAGAAAAAAATGATAAATAA
- a CDS encoding DoxX family protein produces MINKVYNLYSKVTSKFVSVDFLLLLGIRLYLVPTMFVGARSKIEGFSTTVAWFATPASKGGLGMPFPEVMAFLATSAEVLGCIGIALGLFTRLVSIPMMFVMGVAGVMVHWAHGWPAIADKTAESTQRLNDLFIWLAQNFPDRYNHATALGDPVVLNGGMEFSVTYFIMLFTLFIYGGGRYVSADHWLKKIFIKK; encoded by the coding sequence ATGATAAATAAAGTATATAATCTTTATTCTAAGGTTACTAGTAAGTTTGTATCGGTAGACTTTTTGCTACTTTTAGGAATTAGACTATATTTGGTGCCAACAATGTTTGTTGGAGCTAGATCTAAAATTGAAGGGTTTAGCACTACAGTAGCATGGTTTGCAACGCCAGCATCAAAAGGTGGTTTAGGAATGCCTTTCCCAGAAGTTATGGCGTTTTTAGCAACATCTGCTGAAGTACTTGGCTGTATAGGGATTGCTTTAGGTCTATTTACTAGACTAGTTTCTATCCCGATGATGTTTGTTATGGGGGTTGCTGGTGTAATGGTACATTGGGCTCACGGCTGGCCTGCAATTGCTGACAAAACAGCAGAGTCTACTCAAAGACTAAACGACTTATTTATTTGGTTAGCTCAAAACTTCCCAGATAGATATAACCATGCTACAGCTTTAGGAGATCCTGTTGTGCTAAATGGCGGAATGGAGTTTTCAGTAACATATTTTATTATGCTATTTACACTATTTATATATGGTGGTGGTAGATATGTAAGTGCTGACCATTGGTTAAAGAAAATATTTATCAAAAAATAA
- a CDS encoding KpsF/GutQ family sugar-phosphate isomerase, with translation MSNIENAKKTFEFEISALETLKNSIDENFEKACDIILKNPNGRVIITGMGKSGHIGKKIAATLSSTGTPAFFVHPGEAGHGDFGMITANDVLIAISNSGNSGEIMGLMPMIKYLKIPIITMTSNSSSLMAKASDVTLNLRVQKEACPLNLAPTSSTTATLVLGDALAIALLKAKNFSAKDFAFSHPSGALGKKLILKVENIMRRENEIPTINPTDTIRKAILEISSKGIGNTLITENNELLGIFTDGDLRRIFEADSFNSHLPIADVMSKNPKSISKDDLAITALEIMEEFEITSLAVVDSKNHIIGVVTLHDLVKLGLK, from the coding sequence ATGAGTAATATTGAGAATGCAAAAAAAACATTCGAATTCGAAATTAGTGCTTTAGAAACACTCAAAAACTCTATAGATGAAAATTTTGAAAAAGCATGCGACATAATCCTAAAAAACCCAAATGGTCGAGTTATAATTACAGGAATGGGTAAATCAGGACATATAGGTAAGAAAATAGCAGCAACCTTATCTAGTACTGGTACCCCTGCTTTTTTTGTTCATCCAGGCGAGGCTGGACATGGTGACTTTGGCATGATTACAGCTAACGATGTTTTAATCGCTATATCTAACTCCGGTAACTCTGGAGAAATTATGGGTCTTATGCCTATGATTAAGTACCTAAAAATACCAATTATTACTATGACTAGTAATAGTAGCTCCCTAATGGCAAAAGCAAGTGATGTTACCCTAAACCTACGAGTACAAAAAGAAGCTTGTCCTCTAAATTTAGCTCCAACCTCAAGTACTACAGCTACACTAGTACTTGGTGATGCTCTAGCTATCGCATTGTTAAAAGCAAAGAATTTTTCAGCTAAGGATTTTGCATTTTCTCACCCTAGTGGTGCACTAGGTAAAAAACTAATTTTGAAAGTTGAAAATATTATGCGTAGAGAAAATGAAATACCCACTATAAACCCAACAGACACTATTCGTAAGGCAATACTCGAAATTAGTAGTAAAGGTATAGGTAATACTCTTATTACTGAAAACAATGAGCTACTAGGTATATTTACTGACGGTGATTTAAGAAGAATCTTTGAAGCTGACAGCTTTAACTCTCACTTACCTATAGCAGATGTAATGAGCAAAAATCCTAAGTCAATTTCAAAAGATGATTTAGCAATAACTGCTCTTGAAATAATGGAAGAGTTTGAAATTACAAGTCTAGCAGTTGTAGACTCGAAAAATCATATAATTGGTGTAGTAACACTCCACGACTTGGTGAAGTTAGGATTGAAATAA
- the rpe gene encoding ribulose-phosphate 3-epimerase — translation MSVFQINPSILSADLARLGEDVKAVLDAGADNVHFDVMDNHYVPNLTFGPMVLKALRDYGITAGMDVHLMVKPVDSMIESFAKAGASSIVFHPEASEHVDRSLQLIKSYDIQAGLALNPATSLECLKYVEKHIDRVLLMSVNPGFGGQKFIPEMLDKAKEVSSWIESTGRNITLEIDGGVNPQNIVEIAKCGVNAFVAGSAIFNSDSYKNTISKMREELANI, via the coding sequence ATGAGTGTTTTTCAAATTAATCCATCAATTTTATCTGCTGATCTAGCAAGACTTGGTGAAGATGTAAAAGCTGTACTTGATGCAGGAGCTGATAATGTCCATTTTGATGTGATGGATAATCACTATGTACCAAACCTTACATTTGGGCCTATGGTCTTAAAAGCGTTGCGTGATTATGGTATTACAGCGGGTATGGATGTGCACCTTATGGTTAAGCCTGTAGATAGTATGATAGAGAGTTTTGCAAAAGCTGGCGCTAGTAGCATAGTTTTTCATCCAGAAGCGAGTGAGCATGTAGATAGAAGTTTACAACTAATTAAGTCTTATGATATTCAAGCAGGGTTAGCTCTTAATCCAGCTACTAGTTTAGAATGCTTAAAATATGTAGAGAAACATATTGATAGAGTATTGCTTATGTCTGTGAATCCTGGTTTTGGAGGACAAAAGTTTATACCCGAGATGCTTGATAAAGCAAAAGAAGTTTCAAGCTGGATAGAATCTACAGGTAGAAATATAACTTTAGAAATAGATGGTGGAGTAAATCCACAAAATATTGTAGAAATTGCTAAGTGTGGTGTGAATGCTTTTGTGGCGGGATCTGCTATTTTTAATTCAGATAGTTATAAGAATACTATTTCTAAAATGCGTGAAGAGTTAGCTAATATATAA
- a CDS encoding sugar transferase, translating into MFVYIKIFELVVSVVIILASYSIPLHFFNYNSSNFSSFNFLAIFMAIIAILILLLAEYTNGEKVSKTKNILKVIISSLAIAIVITALAFFLRGFSFPRSIILIGFVVQVVFLSFTRVFFRSLIRKTIYNNILLIGLADEQQWIFEKAESSKLPKEKLGGYFEIDNDGYDLETIVSQYTKAFISDKALKIMTDDDLACLSQNNIEIVVIPRKYEISIWGAMLVPLGDSVAMSVRNFGLSFEAQIVKRIFDIVFSVIFIIISSPIMLITVLAIYLEDKSNPFFVQERVTKHNKKFKLIKFRSMSVDAESATGAVWATNDDARITKVGKLIRPLWIDELPQFFNVLKGDMSIVGPRPERQQLIEEFTKDTPEFSYRTKVKAGITGYAQVLTSYSTLPENKLKLDLIYIRRWSFLFDLLIIIETVRVICMKFIGTFRPSKKDVSVKIERVVDGNYIRYTL; encoded by the coding sequence ATGTTTGTATATATTAAGATATTTGAACTTGTAGTTTCAGTAGTTATTATACTTGCTAGTTATTCTATTCCGCTTCATTTTTTTAACTACAACTCTAGTAACTTTTCAAGTTTTAATTTTCTTGCGATATTTATGGCTATCATAGCGATATTAATCCTATTGTTAGCTGAATATACTAATGGTGAAAAAGTTTCTAAGACAAAAAATATATTAAAGGTTATTATTTCCTCTCTAGCTATAGCAATAGTGATTACAGCATTAGCTTTCTTTTTAAGAGGATTTTCATTTCCAAGAAGTATTATACTTATCGGTTTTGTAGTTCAAGTAGTGTTTTTATCATTTACTAGAGTGTTTTTTAGGAGCCTTATTAGAAAAACTATTTATAACAATATACTACTTATTGGTTTAGCAGATGAACAGCAGTGGATTTTTGAAAAAGCTGAAAGCTCTAAATTACCTAAAGAAAAATTAGGTGGATATTTTGAAATTGATAACGATGGCTATGACTTAGAGACTATAGTTTCACAATATACAAAAGCGTTTATATCTGATAAAGCTTTAAAAATAATGACAGATGATGACTTAGCTTGTTTGAGTCAAAATAATATAGAAATAGTCGTGATACCGCGTAAATATGAAATATCTATATGGGGAGCAATGCTTGTACCTCTAGGTGACAGTGTTGCAATGAGTGTAAGAAATTTTGGACTATCCTTTGAGGCACAAATAGTAAAAAGAATATTTGATATAGTGTTTAGTGTAATTTTTATAATAATAAGTTCGCCTATAATGCTAATTACAGTATTAGCAATATACTTAGAAGATAAAAGTAATCCATTTTTTGTACAAGAACGAGTAACAAAGCATAATAAAAAATTTAAGCTAATCAAGTTTAGAAGTATGAGCGTTGATGCAGAATCAGCAACTGGAGCTGTATGGGCAACAAATGATGATGCTAGAATAACCAAGGTAGGTAAGTTAATCAGACCATTGTGGATAGATGAGTTACCGCAATTTTTTAATGTACTGAAGGGTGATATGTCTATAGTTGGTCCTCGTCCTGAAAGGCAACAACTTATAGAAGAGTTTACAAAAGATACTCCAGAGTTTTCTTATAGAACAAAAGTAAAAGCAGGAATTACTGGGTATGCTCAAGTTTTGACTAGTTACTCAACACTTCCAGAAAATAAATTAAAGCTGGATTTAATATATATCCGTAGGTGGAGCTTTTTGTTTGATTTATTGATAATAATCGAGACAGTTAGGGTAATTTGCATGAAGTTTATCGGAACCTTTCGACCAAGTAAAAAAGACGTTAGTGTTAAAATAGAAAGAGTGGTAGATGGAAATTATATAAGGTATACATTATGA
- the galE gene encoding UDP-glucose 4-epimerase GalE — MSKKVLVTGGVGYIGSHTVVELLARDYEVVVVDDLSNSKESVIDRVKEISGKDFDFYKLNILDKDLLKKVFQEHKIDSVIHFAGFKAVGESVEKPLEYYYNNIVTTLNLLDVMKKYDCRNFVFSSSATVYGMTNKPPFVETMPLSTTNPYGATKLMCEDILRDFQHANQKFNITCLRYFNPVGAHKNGLIGEDPQGIPNNLMPYIGQVGSGKLKELKIFGGDYDTHDGTGVRDYIHVVDLAIGHILALEGIAGDTPAWRAYNIGSGEGYSVLDLVKAYEKALGKNIPYQIVDRRAGDIAAGFANASKAKTELGFETKKSVDDICEDIVRWENYARENDL; from the coding sequence ATGAGTAAAAAAGTATTAGTAACAGGTGGTGTAGGTTATATAGGTAGCCATACAGTAGTTGAGTTGTTAGCTCGTGACTATGAAGTTGTAGTGGTTGATGATTTATCAAACAGTAAAGAATCTGTGATAGATAGAGTCAAAGAGATTTCGGGTAAAGATTTTGATTTTTACAAACTAAATATACTAGATAAAGACTTATTAAAGAAAGTATTCCAAGAGCATAAAATTGATTCAGTAATTCATTTTGCAGGCTTTAAAGCAGTTGGTGAAAGTGTCGAGAAACCACTAGAGTATTATTATAACAATATTGTAACTACTCTAAACTTACTTGATGTGATGAAAAAGTATGACTGTAGAAACTTCGTGTTTAGCTCATCAGCAACTGTATATGGTATGACTAATAAACCTCCATTTGTTGAAACTATGCCACTTAGCACTACTAATCCGTATGGTGCAACTAAGCTGATGTGCGAAGATATTCTGAGAGATTTTCAGCATGCAAATCAAAAGTTTAATATAACTTGCTTGAGGTACTTTAACCCAGTAGGTGCTCATAAAAATGGTCTGATTGGCGAAGACCCTCAAGGAATACCAAACAACCTTATGCCATATATCGGTCAAGTAGGTTCTGGTAAGCTTAAAGAACTTAAAATCTTTGGTGGAGACTATGATACTCATGATGGTACGGGTGTGAGAGATTATATCCATGTGGTAGATTTAGCGATAGGGCATATATTAGCTTTAGAAGGTATTGCAGGAGATACACCAGCATGGCGAGCATATAACATAGGCTCAGGTGAAGGCTATAGTGTACTTGACTTAGTCAAAGCTTATGAAAAAGCATTAGGTAAAAATATACCCTACCAAATAGTAGACAGAAGAGCAGGTGATATAGCTGCTGGATTTGCTAATGCTTCAAAAGCAAAAACAGAACTAGGCTTTGAAACAAAGAAATCTGTAGATGATATATGTGAAGATATTGTTAGGTGGGAAAATTACGCGAGAGAGAATGATTTATGA
- a CDS encoding ABC transporter ATP-binding protein, which translates to MLEVLKLFTAVLDTKQKKRFIVYVVLLFIGSISSIFGIGAVIPFISVLLQPEKITEYSLFQGYSYHQMVLFLAMILVLAFWLKNTIAAGLLLYQTKFLNGLTASIQSKLFKKYISMDYEYHLGRSTPALIRNINTETSQVSGGIINPLGALITDLFSTFFIVAVLLYLNVLFSSVIILSLGIFVLTFMSFIRKKSAEQGKVRSAVWASMTKSTLNGLSGIKEVKLYQREDYFTNNFDDKSQQLKKATIFSNFYQQIPKMFIEAIAISVVFIMLVVFIYSGVSAVDLFVLLSVFGVASAQLLPALNRIMSSLTNIKYSKQALVTIHKELCGDNDIVNNSSKLNEINEPIFNKQIKLENISYSYPDGTQALKDISINIQKGKKTALIGPSGSGKSTLVDLLLGFYIPQRGGIYIDSDKVDSVKTLQKLFAYIPQQIILYDCSIRENIAFAMNQKNIDDARIWKCLEMAKLKEFVKGLPKSIDSFVGENGIRLSGGQRQRLGIARALYQNPQILVMDEATSALDNETEKEVTNVIKELKNITIVTIAHRLSTIEGYDKVYSLDKGILK; encoded by the coding sequence ATGTTAGAAGTTTTAAAGTTATTTACTGCTGTTTTAGATACTAAACAAAAAAAACGCTTTATAGTATATGTAGTGCTATTATTTATCGGTTCTATATCTTCTATATTTGGCATAGGTGCAGTTATACCTTTTATATCTGTACTTTTACAGCCTGAAAAAATCACGGAGTACTCTTTATTTCAGGGCTACAGTTATCACCAGATGGTTTTATTTTTAGCTATGATTTTAGTACTAGCTTTTTGGCTTAAAAATACAATAGCTGCTGGGCTTCTATTATATCAAACTAAATTTTTAAACGGTTTAACAGCAAGTATACAGAGTAAGCTTTTTAAAAAATATATATCTATGGATTATGAATACCATCTTGGTAGAAGTACACCAGCGTTAATTCGTAATATAAATACAGAAACCTCGCAGGTCTCTGGTGGGATTATAAATCCATTAGGAGCATTAATTACGGATTTATTCTCGACTTTTTTTATTGTGGCAGTATTGCTTTATTTAAATGTACTTTTTAGTAGTGTGATTATCTTATCATTAGGCATTTTTGTACTAACCTTTATGTCATTTATCCGTAAAAAGTCAGCGGAACAAGGTAAGGTTCGCTCAGCTGTTTGGGCTAGTATGACAAAATCAACTTTAAATGGTTTGAGTGGTATAAAAGAGGTGAAACTTTATCAGCGAGAAGATTATTTCACAAATAACTTTGATGATAAATCTCAGCAACTAAAAAAAGCTACTATTTTTAGTAACTTCTATCAACAAATACCTAAAATGTTTATAGAAGCTATAGCTATATCTGTGGTGTTTATTATGCTTGTAGTTTTTATATACTCTGGTGTTTCAGCTGTTGATTTGTTTGTACTCTTATCCGTATTTGGTGTTGCATCAGCACAGTTACTACCTGCGTTAAATAGAATAATGTCATCATTAACTAATATAAAGTACTCAAAGCAGGCGTTAGTCACAATCCATAAAGAGCTTTGTGGTGACAATGATATAGTAAATAATAGCTCTAAACTAAATGAGATAAACGAACCAATATTTAATAAGCAGATAAAGCTAGAAAATATTAGCTATAGCTACCCAGATGGTACACAAGCTTTAAAAGATATTTCAATAAATATACAAAAAGGCAAAAAAACTGCTCTTATAGGGCCATCAGGGTCTGGTAAAAGCACCTTGGTTGATTTGCTTTTAGGGTTTTATATCCCACAACGAGGAGGTATTTATATAGATAGTGACAAAGTAGACAGTGTTAAAACTTTACAAAAGCTATTTGCATATATCCCACAGCAGATAATTCTTTATGATTGTTCTATAAGAGAAAATATTGCCTTTGCAATGAATCAAAAGAATATTGATGATGCTAGAATATGGAAGTGCTTAGAAATGGCTAAGCTTAAAGAGTTTGTCAAGGGTTTACCAAAGAGCATAGATAGTTTTGTTGGTGAAAACGGTATAAGACTATCCGGTGGTCAAAGACAAAGACTGGGTATAGCTAGGGCGTTGTACCAGAACCCGCAAATATTAGTGATGGATGAGGCAACATCTGCTTTAGACAATGAGACAGAAAAAGAAGTCACAAATGTGATAAAAGAATTAAAAAATATAACTATCGTAACTATTGCTCATAGGCTTAGTACTATTGAGGGGTATGATAAGGTTTATAGTTTAGATAAAGGGATTCTAAAATGA
- a CDS encoding DegT/DnrJ/EryC1/StrS family aminotransferase has product MINVTKTYLPNKEKYKSYIDEIYQNGWITNNGPLVRKLEKRLEDYLGVKNVVLVSNGTTALEIAYRTLDLKGFAATTPFSFVATTSSLVTNNILPIYADIDPNTFNIDAENIEKAITKNTNAIVATHVFGNPCDVEAIQKIADEKKLKVVYDAAHAFDVEYKEQSILNYGNISTLSFHATKLFHCIEGGALIINDDELVQKARYLINFGFENAESIPHLGTNAKMNEFEAAMGLCVLDDIESIHKSRKEVAQRYKAELDGLVQFQEFNSNAIENYSYFPIVFKDEEELLRVQKALNEESIYPRRYFYPSLDTLDYIEPKQYMPISRDISKRIMCLPIYAELDKSVQNKIIKIIKSQL; this is encoded by the coding sequence ATGATAAATGTAACAAAAACATATCTACCCAATAAAGAAAAATATAAAAGTTATATTGATGAGATATATCAAAATGGTTGGATAACTAATAATGGACCATTAGTTAGAAAACTTGAAAAAAGGCTTGAAGATTATTTGGGTGTAAAAAATGTTGTATTAGTTTCTAATGGAACAACAGCTCTTGAAATTGCATATAGAACTTTAGATTTGAAAGGCTTTGCTGCAACTACTCCATTTTCATTTGTTGCTACTACTAGCTCGTTAGTCACAAACAATATATTGCCAATATATGCAGATATAGACCCTAATACATTTAATATTGATGCTGAGAATATAGAAAAAGCGATTACAAAGAATACTAATGCAATTGTAGCAACTCATGTTTTTGGTAATCCTTGTGATGTTGAAGCTATACAAAAGATAGCAGATGAAAAAAAATTAAAAGTTGTATATGATGCAGCTCATGCTTTTGATGTTGAATATAAAGAGCAAAGTATACTTAATTATGGAAATATAAGTACACTAAGTTTTCATGCGACAAAATTGTTTCATTGCATAGAAGGTGGTGCATTGATAATTAATGATGATGAGCTCGTGCAAAAAGCTAGGTACTTAATAAATTTTGGCTTTGAAAATGCTGAATCTATCCCTCATTTAGGTACAAATGCTAAGATGAATGAGTTTGAAGCTGCTATGGGCTTATGTGTACTTGATGATATAGAGAGCATCCATAAATCTAGAAAGGAAGTAGCTCAGAGGTATAAAGCAGAGTTAGATGGATTGGTTCAATTTCAAGAGTTTAATTCTAATGCTATAGAGAATTATAGTTATTTTCCTATAGTTTTTAAAGATGAAGAAGAGTTACTAAGGGTACAGAAAGCTTTAAATGAGGAGAGTATTTATCCAAGGAGATATTTTTATCCTTCCTTAGATACTTTAGACTATATAGAACCAAAGCAATATATGCCCATCTCAAGAGATATATCAAAAAGGATAATGTGTCTGCCTATTTATGCCGAGTTGGATAAGAGTGTTCAAAATAAGATAATTAAAATCATAAAGAGCCAATTGTGA